A genomic window from Polaribacter gangjinensis includes:
- a CDS encoding thioredoxin family protein, translating into MKKILLIFVFFCTSFSMNAQEKINWLSFEKAIELNKTNPKPILINVYTDWCGFCKKMTKETYENEVIAKYINTHFYAIKLNGEGKEDIKYKGHTFKFKQQGRTQYHELAVAFLDGKLSYPSTIFLTKNEELLQVIPGYLPKEHFEKVLAFFNTEAYNDITWEEFEKKFKSKLNP; encoded by the coding sequence ATGAAAAAAATCCTCCTCATTTTTGTTTTCTTTTGCACCTCATTTTCAATGAATGCACAAGAAAAAATCAATTGGCTTTCATTTGAAAAAGCTATTGAATTGAACAAAACTAATCCAAAACCTATTTTAATTAATGTTTATACAGATTGGTGTGGATTTTGTAAAAAAATGACCAAAGAAACCTATGAAAATGAAGTAATTGCAAAATATATCAATACACATTTTTATGCCATAAAATTGAATGGAGAGGGCAAAGAAGATATCAAATATAAAGGCCACACTTTCAAATTTAAACAACAAGGAAGAACACAATATCATGAGCTTGCAGTAGCTTTTTTAGATGGAAAATTATCGTATCCAAGCACAATTTTCTTAACCAAAAACGAAGAATTGTTGCAAGTAATTCCAGGGTATTTACCAAAAGAACATTTTGAAAAAGTATTGGCTTTTTTCAATACAGAAGCCTACAATGATATCACTTGGGAAGAGTTTGAAAAGAAATTTAAAAGCAAATTGAATCCTTAA
- the lpxB gene encoding lipid-A-disaccharide synthase produces MKYYIIAGEASGDLHGSNLMKALFEEDATADIRFWGGDLMQNVGGTLVSHYKERAFMGFFEVIKNLTKVLQFIKFCKEDIAKFQPDVIVFIDNSGFNLRIAKWAKQQGFKTNYYISPQVWASRAGRVEDIKRDIDNMFVILPFEKEFYKQFNYEVTFVGHPLIDAIADRNQVDIWGFRNEYNLDERPIIAILPGSRKQEITKMLSVMLSIIDDFKEYQFVIAGAPSQDFSFYKQIIGDKNVAYINNKTYDLLSVSHAALVASGTATLETALFKVPQVVCYKGGFISYQIAKRIITLKFISLVNLIMDKEVVTELIQNDFTKSNLIKELSKILESNQRKKLFLDYYDLEIKLGGKGASKKTANLIVNCLKTNC; encoded by the coding sequence ATGAAATACTACATTATTGCAGGTGAAGCTTCAGGAGATTTGCATGGATCAAACTTGATGAAAGCCCTTTTCGAAGAAGATGCAACAGCTGATATTCGTTTTTGGGGTGGAGATTTAATGCAAAATGTGGGAGGAACTTTAGTAAGTCATTACAAAGAACGAGCGTTTATGGGCTTTTTTGAAGTGATTAAAAACTTAACGAAAGTCCTACAATTCATCAAATTTTGTAAAGAAGATATTGCAAAATTTCAGCCAGATGTTATTGTTTTTATAGACAATTCAGGATTCAATTTACGCATTGCAAAATGGGCGAAACAGCAAGGCTTTAAAACCAACTATTACATTTCTCCTCAAGTTTGGGCAAGTAGAGCAGGTAGAGTTGAAGACATCAAAAGAGATATTGATAACATGTTTGTGATTTTACCTTTTGAAAAAGAGTTTTACAAACAATTTAATTACGAAGTTACTTTTGTTGGTCATCCATTAATTGATGCAATTGCTGATAGAAATCAAGTAGATATTTGGGGTTTTCGCAATGAATATAATCTTGATGAACGACCAATCATCGCTATTTTACCCGGAAGTAGAAAGCAAGAAATCACAAAAATGTTGAGTGTAATGTTGTCAATTATTGATGATTTTAAAGAATATCAATTTGTAATTGCAGGCGCTCCAAGTCAAGATTTTTCTTTTTACAAGCAAATTATTGGGGATAAAAATGTGGCCTACATCAATAATAAAACTTACGATTTATTAAGTGTTTCTCATGCTGCTTTGGTTGCTTCAGGAACTGCAACTTTAGAAACAGCATTATTTAAAGTGCCTCAAGTGGTTTGTTATAAAGGCGGCTTTATTTCGTATCAAATTGCAAAAAGAATCATTACCTTAAAATTTATTTCGCTTGTAAATTTAATTATGGATAAAGAAGTCGTAACCGAACTAATCCAAAATGATTTTACAAAATCGAATTTAATAAAAGAACTTTCAAAAATTTTAGAGTCAAATCAAAGAAAAAAACTATTTTTGGACTATTATGATTTAGAAATAAAATTAGGAGGAAAAGGAGCTTCCAAAAAAACAGCCAATCTTATTGTAAATTGTTTAAAAACAAATTGTTAA
- a CDS encoding C40 family peptidase gives MSKIYFSLLVILVLLSACSSTQDIYSIKSSSNVKINNVVDFALKHEGVKYRYGGTTNKGMDCSGLVTTSFKEANITLPRSSGDMSKEGKEIPLESVKKGDLVFFAARNRKKNIDHVGLVTENKNGKIQFIHSTTQRGVIISSFSEEYWQRTFVKAVTLF, from the coding sequence ATGAGCAAAATTTATTTTTCACTACTAGTAATTTTAGTTCTTTTAAGTGCTTGCTCATCAACACAAGATATATATTCTATAAAATCAAGTTCAAATGTAAAAATCAATAATGTTGTTGATTTTGCACTGAAACACGAAGGTGTAAAATATAGGTATGGAGGAACAACAAACAAAGGAATGGATTGTTCAGGCTTGGTAACCACATCTTTTAAAGAAGCCAACATTACCTTACCACGAAGTTCTGGAGATATGTCAAAAGAAGGAAAAGAAATTCCTTTAGAAAGTGTAAAAAAAGGTGATTTAGTATTCTTTGCCGCTAGAAATAGGAAAAAAAACATAGATCATGTTGGTTTAGTTACAGAGAACAAAAACGGCAAAATTCAATTCATTCACTCTACTACTCAAAGAGGTGTTATTATCTCTTCATTTTCTGAAGAATATTGGCAAAGAACTTTTGTAAAAGCAGTTACATTATTTTAA
- a CDS encoding ComEC/Rec2 family competence protein: MYLEIWRFDFYIFFSIHFLFLLILGLVHHKKIRTFLTFGYFFFVGISSVFINDDANYSNYFDRFSNNDSRVVLKVDKVLKPSSFHQKYQVKVIEVDHQKTRGLALLNIAKDSFQKTLKVDELILVNSTFSEINSPLNPHQFDYQKYLKNQGIRQQIFIGKSDFLRLGFGSRTLKGWAEQFRNFVQFSLNTHDFKVDEIVVMNALLLGERKEISKELLTDYSNAGAIHILAVSGLHVGIILILLVKIFSFLTYFKNGKIVQTILILIILWMFAFIAGLSASVVRAVTMFSFLAIGQQFGSKRINLFSLFSSLFILLIFNPLFLFDFGFQLSYLAVLGIITMQQKVYHFFRFKSKIIDFFWQISSVSIAAQIGVLPLSLYYFHQFPGLFFLSNMVIIPVLGFVLMMGIVVSFLSICKILPPFLADLYGFIISLMNGFVNWISNQEAFLWKDISLSFWLLLASYVLIFFGVRFLQNTSTKKMLLFLGSIVVLQSVILFEKFEKHQTKEFIVFHKTKQAVIGFRNSNTIEIHHNVDSLQQLNSVINPYKIGENVEVSFKKMISNVYMFENQPILIIDSLGVYQLENLKNSVVILQNSPKINLERMITAIQPKIIIADGSNFKSYINRWKITSQKMKIPFYYTGEKGAFRMKN; the protein is encoded by the coding sequence TTGTACCTAGAAATTTGGCGATTTGATTTTTATATTTTTTTCAGTATTCATTTTCTTTTTCTACTAATTTTAGGATTAGTTCATCATAAAAAAATACGAACTTTTTTAACTTTTGGATATTTTTTCTTTGTAGGTATTTCCAGTGTTTTTATTAATGATGATGCCAATTATTCCAATTATTTTGACAGATTTTCAAATAATGATTCAAGGGTAGTTTTAAAAGTTGATAAAGTTTTAAAACCAAGTAGTTTTCATCAAAAATATCAAGTAAAAGTTATAGAAGTTGATCATCAAAAAACCAGAGGTTTAGCCCTGTTAAACATAGCAAAAGATTCTTTTCAAAAGACGTTAAAAGTGGATGAATTGATTCTTGTAAATTCCACTTTTAGTGAGATCAATTCTCCTTTAAATCCACATCAATTTGATTATCAAAAATATTTAAAAAATCAAGGAATTCGTCAACAAATATTCATCGGTAAATCTGATTTTTTACGCCTTGGATTTGGTTCAAGAACCTTGAAAGGTTGGGCTGAGCAATTCCGAAATTTTGTTCAATTTTCTTTAAATACTCATGATTTTAAAGTTGATGAAATTGTGGTTATGAATGCCTTGTTATTAGGTGAAAGAAAAGAGATTTCTAAAGAGTTATTGACTGATTATTCCAATGCAGGAGCCATTCATATTTTGGCTGTTTCAGGTTTGCACGTTGGAATTATCTTGATTTTATTGGTAAAAATTTTCAGTTTTTTAACCTATTTTAAAAACGGAAAAATAGTTCAAACAATTTTGATTTTAATAATTTTATGGATGTTTGCTTTCATTGCAGGCTTGTCAGCTTCAGTAGTTAGAGCGGTAACTATGTTTTCATTTTTAGCAATTGGGCAACAGTTTGGGAGCAAAAGAATCAACCTTTTTTCATTGTTTTCTTCATTGTTTATATTGCTCATTTTTAATCCACTTTTTCTGTTTGATTTTGGTTTTCAACTGAGTTATTTAGCCGTTTTAGGAATCATAACGATGCAACAAAAAGTGTATCATTTTTTTCGATTTAAATCAAAAATTATTGATTTTTTCTGGCAAATTTCCTCAGTATCTATTGCCGCTCAAATAGGAGTTTTACCATTAAGTTTGTATTATTTTCATCAATTTCCAGGATTATTTTTCCTGTCAAACATGGTCATTATTCCTGTTTTGGGTTTTGTTTTAATGATGGGAATTGTTGTTTCTTTTCTTTCAATTTGTAAAATTTTGCCACCTTTTTTAGCTGATTTATACGGATTTATAATTTCATTGATGAATGGATTTGTCAATTGGATTTCAAATCAAGAAGCTTTTTTATGGAAAGATATTTCTCTTTCTTTTTGGTTGCTTTTGGCAAGTTATGTATTGATATTTTTCGGAGTTCGTTTTTTACAAAATACATCAACCAAAAAAATGTTGTTATTTTTAGGAAGTATTGTTGTTTTACAGAGTGTCATTTTATTTGAAAAATTTGAGAAACATCAAACAAAAGAGTTTATTGTTTTTCATAAAACCAAACAAGCCGTTATTGGATTTCGAAATTCAAATACTATTGAAATTCATCATAATGTTGATAGTTTACAACAGCTAAATTCCGTCATAAATCCTTATAAAATTGGTGAAAATGTTGAAGTTTCTTTTAAAAAAATGATTTCAAATGTATATATGTTTGAAAATCAGCCAATATTAATAATTGATAGTCTAGGAGTTTATCAGTTAGAAAATCTAAAAAATTCAGTGGTTATTTTACAAAATTCACCTAAAATAAATTTAGAGCGAATGATTACAGCAATTCAACCTAAAATAATTATTGCTGACGGAAGTAATTTTAAATCGTATATCAATCGTTGGAAAATAACCTCTCAAAAAATGAAAATTCCATTTTATTATACAGGAGAAAAAGGCGCTTTTCGTATGAAAAATTAA